GGTTTGTATGAACTATGCACTCTTTTGTTTCTGTGAACTATGAAGTTTGTATGGACTATGCACTCGTTTATTTATATGAACTATGCACTTCGCGGTTTGTATACATGTGCAAATTCATGTGCTTTATGTAATTTCATGGGCAAAATATGTAAACATATTTATTTCTTAGGCAATCCCATATGCAAAATTGTGCATGTATGTGTAATTTatctaatataatataatacatAACCTAAAAAATTAAATGCTATCAAACCTTTATATTTTTTCCACTGCCAAAACACATTTTCAGTAGGTGAAGCGATAAATCGTTCGGTTTGCATCGATTATCGACGATAAATTGTcgattttcattttttgaatttgggtCCTTTTACCAATCGGTTTTGGCGATTTTTCACCGATTTTCAATCGATTATCGTTACCGGAGCTCACTGATAAATGTTGTATCAACGGTAATGCAATCCTTGCTCCCGTAGCGGAGCGGAGCCTCCGCCGGACCTCTCTTGCCTCGCCGCCCGCTAGGGTCTGCCAGCAGACTGaggaatgttttttttttcaatgcgGGGGAGAAGACTAAGGTAGCTGAAGGCTTTACGCTACCGCTGGGCCAATCAAGCAGAAGCTCTGGAGGAGTTCGTGGGCCGGAAAGGAGGAGCTCCGGACCGATCAAGCCCAACCCAAGATACGTTGGTGGGCAGTGGGTCGACATGTGAAGCCCAGCTGCGGCTGCCATATCTCCGCCGGCAGCACGGCGGAATCTGTCACGGCGACGCCTTCGTCCCCACCGATTCCGACGACCCAGTTCCCCACTTTTTTCTGGCGAACCCTGCACGCTTCCGCCACCGCGTCGGCGACCGCGATCCCACTAGACCCGACCCCCGACCTCCTCGGCGTCGTGTATGCGCGTACGCCGGCCGTGATCGGATCGGCGAAAGGCAAAGCCCATGGCGGAGCCGACCCTTctcgcgccggccgcgccggaCTCCTTCGGGGACTTCTCTTTCGCCGAATTTCAGGCGCCTGTTGATGGCGCCAATTTCGCCTTCGAGGACTTCGATCTGGAGGATCTCGACCTCGACGTGGACTTCGACCTCGACCTCTTCGCCTCGGATGGGCCGctctcgcagccgccgccgctcgcgacCTCATCTTCCTCGGCCGGGTCTCCGGAGGGGGGATCGTCCTcttccggcgccggcggggacggcgggtTGAGGAACGAGGAGCCCTCGGAATCGTCTTCGAGGAGCGCGATCGGTACAGATGGCAGCGGTAAGGGGAAggcggaggacgacgaggcgaagcggcgcgcgcggctggTGCGCAACCGCGAGAGCGCGCACCTGTCGCGGCAGAGGAAGAAACAGTATGTGGAAGAGCTGGAGGGTAAGGTGAAGGCCATGCAGGCCACCATCGCCGACCTCTCCGCCAGGATTTCCTGCGTCACCGCCGAGAACGCCGTTCTCAAGCAGCAGTTGGGTGGTGCCGCCGgaaccgccccgccgccgccgccgctgccgatgTACCCCGCGGTGTACCCTTTGCCGATGCCGTGGATGCATCCAGCGTACGCCATGCGTGGATCGCAGGTACCACTCGTGCCAATTCCTCGCCTGAAACCCCAGCAGCCTGCGCCTGCTACAGCAGAGCCACCGGCCAAGAAGGCTAGGAAGACCAAGAAGGTTGCAAGTGTTAGCCTCCTGGGGTTGCTGTGCCTCGTGATGCTTTGTGGGTGTTTGATTCCTGCAGTAAATCGGATGTATGGCCCAGTTGATGGCGGAGAAGGTGCTGCATTTGGTCCATCTCATCATGGGAGGGTGCTGGCTGTTGAGGGGCCTCGTGATACTGTCTCGGATAGTATTGATCCAAAGCCACCGCAGAGTACAAGCGAGGCACTTCCAGCACTGTTGTATCTACCGAAGAATGGGAAGCATGTCAAGATTAATGGTAATCTTGTTATTAAGTCCATCGTTGCTGGTGAGAAAGCTTCTTTGCAAATGTCTGGCTATGATGGGAAGAGTCCTCGAAACCAAGGAAAGGAGGAGACTAGCTTGGCAATTCCTGGCTATGTGGCACCATTGGAAGCTGGAGATGTCATGGAATCAACTTCAGGAATGAAAAATAAACTGATGGCTTTGGCTCCAGCAGATGGAAACATGTACAGGGAGGACGATGGATTGCTTCCACAGTGGTTTAGTGAAGCGATGTCTGGTAAGATGCCATAAAGTTTGCATACTTCATTCAATTTAATGTTTTGTTATATTTGAATTGGCCTAATATCAAGTTGCTATGACACTTTTCGTGGTAATTGATAACAGTAGTGATATATGAGGTTTGAGGATCAGCTGCTAGATTGCTTTCAATATTAGCAAGAAGGGTAACTAACTCAAAGTGATGCACCCTTGAAGATGGTTAGGGCTTT
This portion of the Panicum virgatum strain AP13 chromosome 2N, P.virgatum_v5, whole genome shotgun sequence genome encodes:
- the LOC120662001 gene encoding bZIP transcription factor 60-like → MAEPTLLAPAAPDSFGDFSFAEFQAPVDGANFAFEDFDLEDLDLDVDFDLDLFASDGPLSQPPPLATSSSSAGSPEGGSSSSGAGGDGGLRNEEPSESSSRSAIGTDGSGKGKAEDDEAKRRARLVRNRESAHLSRQRKKQYVEELEGKVKAMQATIADLSARISCVTAENAVLKQQLGGAAGTAPPPPPLPMYPAVYPLPMPWMHPAYAMRGSQVPLVPIPRLKPQQPAPATAEPPAKKARKTKKVASVSLLGLLCLVMLCGCLIPAVNRMYGPVDGGEGAAFGPSHHGRVLAVEGPRDTVSDSIDPKPPQSTSEALPALLYLPKNGKHVKINGNLVIKSIVAGEKASLQMSGYDGKSPRNQGKEETSLAIPGYVAPLEAGDVMESTSGMKNKLMALAPADGNMYREDDGLLPQWFSEAMSGPLLSSGMCTEVFQFDVSPSSAHANGIVPVYSNAMSNSTQNFTENLPSAHPHTVKNRRISYSEAIPLKGSTSNNTEHLKTPPKNESFGSMKPVSSVVVSVLADPREAGDGNGEGRISSKSLSRIFVVVLIDSVKYVTYSCVLPFKNHSPHL